In Hyphomicrobiales bacterium, the sequence TCCGAGACGAATCCTTCTGGCAACGTCCGCCAATGGATTTCGAATGCTCTTTTCGTCTACGAGTGTCCCGCAGCAATCCATTTCTGAGGGAGGTGCCGACCTTGGGCCCAGACGCCGAGCTTGCCTTGGTTCCCAGAAAAGCCGTGAGGGATTCCACTTCTCGATCGATCGCCGCCTTAACAGGAGAAAAGCAGTATACCGCTTCTATTCTAGCGAAACACTTGGAGCTTCAAGGTGAACGTGGCTCTGGCCGCTGGGAATCCGCGATAGTTAGGCCCCACTAAACAGCCTCGCATTGGCGTCTAGAGCTGCCTCGAAGGTCTCGCGGGCTTCAACCAACGCCGTCTCGTAAACATCAAGGAGGCTGCCTGAAATCCAGCGGCGGGGAGAAAGATCTTCCGGCCGCCCACATCAAACTAGCGAGAGGCAGCCTATCAAATCGGGCAGCTACCCGGTCCTGCCCGGCGTAGCGACTTGACGGGGAGCGCGACCGGGCGATCCCAAACCTGCCGACAAGAGCGGCAGCCGCTTTCCCAACAGGTCAAGCCTCGCGTCGCCCGTCAGGAGAAGCATCATGTCATCTGCCAATA encodes:
- a CDS encoding hypothetical protein (Evidence 5 : Unknown function), which encodes MVEARETFEAALDANARLFSGA